A window of the Gossypium hirsutum isolate 1008001.06 chromosome A03, Gossypium_hirsutum_v2.1, whole genome shotgun sequence genome harbors these coding sequences:
- the LOC107896894 gene encoding leucine-rich repeat receptor-like serine/threonine-protein kinase RGI4 has product MPGNPWTLLSSLLLSFFFVLIRSPYAAFAVNQQGEALISWKASFNGSPQALSNWDAGDVTPCNWLGIVCNFNNQVVELELRYVDLFGQLPANFTSLLTLNKLVLSGANLTGPVPKEISTLTQLTHLDLSENVFSGEIPSELCGLYRLQQLHLNSNQLKGSIPIEIGNLTSLKWLILYDNQLSGGIPSTIGKLKNLEMIRAGGNKELEGPLPPAIGNCTSLVMLGLAETSISGFLPPTLGLLKKLQTIAIYTAYLSGQIPPEIGDCTGLQNIYLYENSLAGSIPSSLGNLRNLENLLLWQNNLVGIIPPELGNCNKLSVIDASMNSLTGSIPQSVGNLSSLQELQLSVNQISGEIPSTLGNCRQMTHIELDNNQITGAIPGELGNLTNLTILFLWQNKLEGNIPDSISNCYNLEAVDLSQNSLTGPIPTGIFQLKKLNKLLLLSNNLMGNIPPDIGNCSSLIRFRASNNKITGSIPIQLGSLQNLNFLDLGSNLLTGFIPQEISGCRNLTFLDLHSNSIGGTLPLSLSKLISLQFVDFSDNLIEGTLSSSLGSLSSLTKLVLGKNRFSGSIPTELGFCSKLQLLDLSSNQLMGNIPATLGKIPALEIALNLSWNQLTGEIPEEFTSLDKLAILDISHNQLVGDLQNLAGLQNLVLLNVSHNNFSGRVPDTPFFSKLPLNALAGNPSICFSGNQCFAYDGKGGGSSSKRKGARVAMVVLLCTACALLMAAVYIIISSKKRSRGPHHDCDIEGDADLEMGPPWELTLYQKLDLSIADVTRSLNAGNIIGRGRSGVVYRVIVSSGLTIAVKRFRSSEKTSASSFSSEIATLARIRHRNILRLLGWGANRKTKLLFYDYMPNGTLGALLHEGCGRDMLDWDIRFKIALGLAEGLAYLHHDCVPAIIHRDVKAHNILLGDRYEPCLADFGLARLVEDENGASFSANPEFAGSFGYMAPEYGCMLKITEKSDVYSYGVVLLEMITGKKPADPSFPDGHHVIQWVRDHLKNKKDPVEILDPRLQGHPDTQIQEMLQALGISLLCTSNRADDRPIMKDVAALLKEIRQEPTSGSDAHKPTSNSSKNTETAASYTSSSVEVTPAELLQHLQGSSRSQASLAYSSSSANYFPRSQ; this is encoded by the exons ATGCCTGGGAATCCATGGACCCTCTTATCCTCCCTTCTCCTCTCTTTCTTCTTCGTTCTAATTCGCTCCCCTTACGCTGCTTTCGCTGTTAACCAACAAGGTGAAGCTCTTATCTCTTGGAAAGCCAGTTTCAATGGATCACCGCAGGCCTTAAGCAATTGGGATGCAGGGGATGTCACCCCATGCAACTGGTTAGGCATCGTCTGCAATTTTAACAACCAGGTTGTGGAACTGGAATTGAGGTATGTGGATTTATTTGGACAACTTCCGGCTAATTTCACCTCTTTGTTAACTTTGAATAAGCTTGTCCTCTCTGGAGCAAACCTTACTGGTCCAGTCCCAAAAGAGATAAGCACTCTCACCCAGTTGACCCACttggatttgagtgaaaatgtgttcAGTGGTGAAATCCCAAGTGAGCTCTGCGGTTTGTATAGGCTTCAACAACTCCATCTCAACTCAAACCAACTCAAGGGCTCCATCCCAATCGAAATTGGGAATCTCACAAGTTTGAAATGGCTCATCCTATACGATAATCAACTAAGCGGTGGAATTCCCAGCACCATAGGCAAATTAAAAAATCTTGAAATGATCAGAGCCGGTGGGAACAAGGAGCTTGAAGGCCCTCTACCACCAGCAATAGGCAACTGCACCAGTTTGGTGATGTTAGGCCTAGCTGAAACAAGCATCTCGGGTTTCCTCCCTCCAACTTTAGGCCTCCTCAAGAAGCTTCAAACCATCGCAATCTACACCGCTTATCTGTCAGGCCAAATCCCCCCAGAAATCGGGGACTGCACCGGCCTTCAGAACATTTACTTGTATGAAAACTCCCTGGCTGGATCAATACCCAGCAGCCTTGGCAATTTGAGAAACCTTGAAAACCTGTTGCTGTGGCAGAACAACTTGGTAGGTATCATTCCTCCCGAGCTTGGGAACTGCAACAAGCTATCAGTCATCGATGCTTCCATGAATTCATTAACTGGAAGCATTCCCCAATCGGTTGGGAACCTGTCATCTCTCCAAGAACTTCAGCTGAGCGTCAACCAAATCTCGGGAGAGATCCCTTCCACACTCGGCAACTGTCGTCAGATGACTCACATCGAACTTGACAACAATCAGATCACTGGAGCTATACCTGGGGAGCTGGGCAACTTGACAAACTTGACGATTCTGTTTCTATGGCAGAACAAACTAGAAGGCAACATTCCCGACTCCATTTCCAATTGCTACAACCTGGAAGCCGTTGATTTATCTCAAAACAGCTTAACGGGTCCTATCCCCACTGGAATCTTCCAGCTTAAGAAACTCAACAAACTATTGCTTCTCTCCAATAACCTCATGGGGAACATTCCGCCGGACATAGGGAACTGCTCCTCCTTGATCCGGTTTCGCGCTAGCAATAACAAGATAACCGGATCCATTCCTATCCAGCTTGGGAGCTTGCAGAACTTGAATTTCTTGGATCTGGGTTCCAACCTATTAACCGGATTTATACCCCAAGAAATATCCGGCTGTCGGAATCTCACTTTTCTGGATCTGCATTCCAACTCTATAGGCGGTACCTTGCCTCTCAGCTTGAGCAAGCTTATTTCACTTCAGTTTGTTGATTTCTCTGATAACTTAATCGAAGGGACACTGAGTTCGAGCCTTGGTTCACTGAGTTCACTAACTAAACTCGTTCTTGGGAAGAACCGATTCTCTGGATCAATCCCGACTGAACTGGGGTTCTGTTCGAAGCTACAGTTACTAGATTTGAGCTCAAATCAGCTGATGGGTAATATTCCGGCAACTTTAGGAAAGATTCCGGCGCTGGAAATCGCTCTCAATTTGAGTTGGAACCAGCTCACCGGGGAGATTCCGGAGGAGTTCACGTCATTGGATAAGCTTGCTATTCTGGATATATCCCATAATCAACTGGTTGGAGACCTTCAAAATCTTGCCGGGCTGCAAAATCTAGTTCTTCTCAACGTGTCGCATAACAACTTCAGCGGGCGAGTGCCGGACACGCCCTTCTTCTCGAAGCTCCCACTCAACGCGCTTGCAGGGAATCCCTCAATCTGCTTCTCCGGCAACCAGTGTTTTGCATACGACGGGAAAGGAGGTGGCTCCTCGTCTAAGCGCAAGGGTGCGCGCGTGGCGATGGTGGTTTTGCTCTGCACCGCATGTGCTCTCCTCATGGCGGCGGTCTACATCATCATCAGCTCTAAAAAGCGAAGCCGTGGTCCTCACCATGATTGTGACATTGAAGGAGACGCTGACCTGGAAATGGGCCCGCCATGGGAGCTGACTCTATACCAGAAACTGGACTTATCAATCGCCGACGTGACGAGATCCCTGAATGCCGGCAACATAATCGGCCGCGGCCGAAGTGGTGTTGTTTATAGAGTCATCGTTTCTTCAGGACTAACCATCGCCGTTAAAAGGTTCCGTTCATCGGAAAAGACATCAGCCTCCTCGTTTTCATCCGAAATTGCAACGTTGGCTAGAATCCGACACCGTAACATCTTACGATTACTAGGTTGGGGAGCCAACAGGAAAACAAAACTGTTGTTTTACGATTACATGCCCAACGGAACATTGGGCGCGTTGTTGCACGAAGGTTGCGGAAGAGACATGTTAGATTGGGACATAAGATTCAAGATTGCGTTAGGCCTGGCGGAAGGGTTAGCCTATTTGCACCACGATTGCGTGCCGGCCATCATACACCGAGACGTGAAGGCTCATAATATTCTGCTAGGAGACCGTTATGAACCCTGCTTGGCCGATTTTGGGCTGGCTAGATTGGTTGAGGACGAAAACGGTGCCTCCTTCTCCGCCAACCCCGAGTTTGCGGGCTCCTTCGGTTACATGGCACCAG AGTATGGTTGCATGTTAAAGATCACGGAAAAGAGCGACGTGTATAGCTATGGAGTAGTGTTGCTGGAGATGATAACCGGGAAGAAACCGGCAGACCCATCGTTTCCTGACGGGCACCATGTAATCCAATGGGTTCGAGATCACTTGAAAAACAAGAAGGACCCCGTAGAAATCCTTGATCCTAGACTCCAAGGTCATCCAGACACTCAGATACAAGAAATGCTTCAAGCTTTAGGAATCTCACTGCTCTGCACAAGCAATCGCGCCGATGATCGGCCCATAATGAAAGATGTTGCAGCATTGCTAAAAGAAATTCGACAGGAGCCTACATCGGGGAGCGACGCCCACAAGCCGACTAGCAACTCCTCGAAAAATACCGAAACTGCTGCTTCCTACACATCATCATCAGTAGAAGTGACCCCAGCTGAATTGCTACAACACCTCCAAGGCTCCTCTCGGTCTCAAGCCTCACTTGCTTACTCTTCTTCCTCTGCAAATTATTTCCCAAGAAGCCAATAA